From one Bacteroides fragilis NCTC 9343 genomic stretch:
- a CDS encoding HU domain-containing protein, with translation MIELAQHIEVLLLENDCVIVPGFGGFIAHYAPAMRVAEENLFLPPTRTIGFNPQLTLNDGVLVQSYMAVYDTNFSDATKMVEKEVAELISALHEDGKTDLPNIGEIRYTIHNTYEFVPYDNKITTPYLYGLDSFEMKELSALRRPEKEQILPTVLKKKTSYEFRANWAFLRNAVAMIAAVALFFFMSTPVENTYIEKGNYARLLPTDLFEKIEKQSVAMTPVMLKSVDAIPQTKPATAKKKSSTVRKASVVKPVAVKEVKVNQPEKTMKATETKVVEKTFPYHIIIASVANTKDAEAMAGELKAKGYTGAKVLTGDGKIRVSIMSCADREDANRQLLKLRENEAYKNAWMLAK, from the coding sequence ATGATTGAATTGGCACAGCATATTGAAGTATTATTATTAGAGAATGATTGTGTGATCGTTCCCGGTTTTGGTGGATTTATAGCTCACTACGCTCCTGCTATGAGAGTGGCTGAAGAGAATTTATTCCTCCCGCCTACCCGTACTATTGGTTTCAATCCTCAATTGACGTTGAATGATGGTGTCTTAGTACAATCTTATATGGCTGTGTACGATACTAACTTCTCGGATGCTACGAAAATGGTAGAAAAAGAGGTGGCAGAACTTATCTCCGCTCTGCATGAGGATGGAAAAACTGATCTTCCTAATATTGGAGAAATCCGCTATACCATTCATAATACTTACGAGTTTGTTCCTTACGACAATAAAATTACCACTCCTTACCTCTATGGGCTCGACTCGTTTGAGATGAAGGAGTTGTCGGCTTTGCGACGTCCGGAGAAAGAACAAATTCTTCCGACTGTTCTTAAGAAAAAGACAAGTTATGAATTCAGAGCGAACTGGGCCTTTTTGAGAAATGCCGTAGCTATGATTGCAGCGGTTGCATTGTTTTTCTTTATGTCAACACCGGTAGAGAATACATATATTGAAAAAGGAAATTATGCCCGGCTACTTCCAACTGATTTGTTTGAAAAGATAGAGAAACAATCGGTGGCAATGACTCCGGTTATGCTAAAATCAGTTGATGCCATCCCACAAACCAAACCGGCAACTGCGAAGAAAAAGTCGTCCACTGTTCGTAAAGCATCTGTAGTAAAGCCGGTTGCGGTAAAAGAAGTGAAAGTTAACCAACCGGAAAAGACAATGAAAGCAACCGAAACCAAGGTTGTGGAAAAAACTTTTCCATATCATATAATTATTGCCAGCGTAGCTAATACGAAAGATGCGGAGGCGATGGCAGGTGAACTTAAAGCCAAGGGATATACAGGTGCCAAAGTATTGACGGGTGACGGTAAGATTCGCGTGAGTATTAT
- the rfbC gene encoding dTDP-4-dehydrorhamnose 3,5-epimerase: MNYIQTEIDGVWIIEPKIFFDPRGYFMEAFKQQEFDATIGQINFIQDNESQSSFGTLRGLHYQKGAYSQAKLVRVIKGEVLDVAVDLRKSSPTFGKHISVLLSDENKRQLFIPRGFAHGFLVKSEIAIFTYKVDNIYAPQSEASILYNDPALAIDWPIADSQLVMSEKDKQAGAFREAEYFE, translated from the coding sequence ATGAATTATATACAAACAGAAATAGATGGTGTGTGGATCATTGAACCGAAGATTTTTTTCGATCCGCGCGGATATTTCATGGAAGCATTCAAGCAACAGGAATTTGATGCTACTATCGGACAGATAAATTTTATACAAGATAATGAATCTCAATCTTCATTCGGCACGTTACGCGGACTCCATTATCAAAAAGGAGCCTATAGCCAAGCCAAACTAGTGCGTGTCATCAAAGGTGAAGTGCTGGATGTGGCTGTCGATTTAAGAAAGTCATCACCTACATTTGGAAAGCATATCAGCGTATTGTTAAGCGACGAAAATAAACGCCAGCTTTTTATTCCCCGTGGGTTTGCCCATGGATTTTTAGTGAAAAGCGAAATAGCTATCTTTACTTATAAGGTAGATAATATATATGCCCCCCAATCTGAGGCTTCTATCCTATACAATGATCCGGCATTGGCTATCGACTGGCCTATTGCCGATTCTCAACTTGTCATGTCAGAGAAAGACAAGCAGGCAGGAGCCTTTCGGGAAGCAGAATATTTTGAATAG
- a CDS encoding UDP-glucose dehydrogenase family protein yields MKIAIVGTGYVGLVTGTCFAEIGVDVTCVDTNSEKIEALKKGIIPIYENGLEEMVIRNTKAGRLKFTTSLESCLDDVEVVFSAVGTPPDEDGSADLSYVLAVARTIGQNMKKYKLVVTKSTVPVGTACKVRNAIQEELDKRGAKMEFDVASNPEFLKEGNAVNDFMSPDRVVIGVESERAEKLMTKLYKPFMLNNFRVIFMDIPSAEMTKYAANSMLATRISFMNDIANLCELVGADVNMVRSGIGSDTRIGRKFLYPGIGYGGSCFPKDVKALIKTAEQNGYQMRVLQAVEEVNENQKSLLFDKLVKQYNGNLEGKTVALWGLAFKPETDDMREAPALVLIDKLLKAGCKVRAYDPAAANECKRRIGETIYYARDMYDAVLDADALMLVTEWKEFRLPSWAVVKKTMSQQVVMDGRNIYDKKEMEEQGFIYHCIGK; encoded by the coding sequence ATGAAAATTGCAATTGTCGGAACCGGATACGTAGGTTTGGTCACAGGAACCTGTTTTGCGGAAATTGGCGTGGATGTTACTTGTGTTGACACCAACAGCGAAAAAATAGAGGCGCTTAAAAAGGGGATTATCCCCATTTATGAAAATGGATTGGAAGAAATGGTCATCCGCAATACCAAAGCCGGTCGACTAAAGTTTACGACTTCACTGGAAAGTTGCCTGGATGATGTAGAAGTAGTGTTCTCTGCTGTCGGAACCCCACCTGATGAAGATGGAAGCGCTGATTTGAGTTATGTACTCGCTGTGGCACGTACCATTGGACAAAACATGAAGAAATACAAACTTGTAGTCACCAAAAGTACCGTACCTGTAGGTACAGCATGCAAAGTTCGTAATGCCATTCAGGAAGAATTAGACAAACGGGGTGCCAAAATGGAATTTGATGTAGCTTCCAATCCTGAGTTTCTGAAAGAGGGTAATGCAGTCAATGACTTTATGAGTCCTGACCGTGTTGTAATCGGTGTGGAATCGGAACGTGCAGAAAAATTAATGACTAAGCTATATAAGCCATTCATGCTAAATAATTTCCGCGTGATATTCATGGATATTCCCTCTGCCGAAATGACCAAATATGCCGCAAACTCAATGTTGGCTACTCGTATCAGTTTCATGAACGACATCGCTAATCTGTGTGAGTTAGTAGGAGCTGATGTAAATATGGTGCGTAGCGGTATCGGTTCGGATACCCGTATCGGACGTAAGTTCCTTTATCCAGGCATTGGTTATGGTGGGTCATGTTTCCCCAAAGACGTAAAAGCTTTGATAAAGACAGCAGAACAGAATGGATATCAGATGCGTGTGTTACAGGCAGTAGAAGAAGTGAACGAAAATCAGAAAAGCCTGTTATTCGACAAACTGGTAAAACAATATAATGGAAATCTGGAAGGTAAAACAGTTGCATTGTGGGGATTGGCATTCAAACCGGAAACAGATGATATGCGCGAAGCACCTGCATTGGTCCTAATTGACAAACTGCTGAAAGCCGGCTGCAAAGTACGCGCCTATGATCCCGCAGCAGCAAATGAATGTAAAAGACGAATCGGCGAAACCATATATTATGCACGCGACATGTATGATGCGGTTTTAGATGCCGATGCTTTGATGCTGGTAACCGAATGGAAAGAATTTCGTCTGCCTTCGTGGGCCGTTGTGAAAAAAACAATGTCACAACAGGTAGTCATGGACGGACGTAACATTTATGATAAAAAAGAAATGGAAGAACAGGGTTTTATTTACCATTGTATCGGCAAATAA
- a CDS encoding DUF4738 domain-containing protein, producing MIKYIATLLLTVLFVACNNGKGQQPSEENEDPKAKEILQGIWLDDETETPLMRIIGDTIYYSDAQSAPVYFKILKDTLYTYGKDVTHYQIDKQSEYSFWFHSLADNIIKLHKSEDPNDTLAFSFKSVEIIPTYTEVTKKDSVVMFDGVRYRAYVYINPSQMKVVKTTYSEDGISMDNIYYDNVMHICVYEGKKSLYAKDITKQMFVDVIPTDFLQQAILSDMNFIGIDRKGYHYQALVCIPESPVCNLVNLTISFDGKLNITAAKYK from the coding sequence ATGATAAAGTACATTGCAACATTGTTACTGACGGTCTTATTCGTAGCATGCAATAATGGCAAAGGACAACAGCCCTCTGAAGAAAATGAAGACCCCAAGGCCAAAGAGATTCTCCAAGGCATTTGGCTTGATGATGAAACTGAAACTCCCTTGATGCGCATAATAGGAGATACGATTTATTATTCCGATGCTCAAAGTGCTCCGGTTTATTTCAAAATCCTAAAAGATACGCTCTATACCTATGGCAAAGACGTAACCCACTATCAAATTGACAAGCAGAGTGAATATTCTTTTTGGTTCCATTCTCTGGCTGATAATATTATCAAGCTCCATAAGTCGGAAGATCCTAATGATACATTGGCATTCTCCTTTAAGTCGGTCGAAATTATTCCGACCTATACAGAAGTCACTAAGAAGGACAGTGTGGTAATGTTCGATGGCGTCCGCTACAGAGCCTATGTATACATCAACCCCTCACAAATGAAAGTAGTGAAAACAACTTATTCGGAAGATGGTATCAGTATGGACAATATTTACTATGACAATGTAATGCATATATGTGTGTATGAAGGCAAAAAAAGTTTATATGCCAAGGACATTACCAAGCAAATGTTTGTAGATGTAATTCCAACAGATTTTCTGCAACAGGCCATTCTATCTGATATGAATTTTATAGGAATTGACCGCAAAGGCTATCATTATCAAGCACTCGTCTGTATTCCGGAAAGTCCGGTATGCAATCTTGTGAATCTTACCATCAGTTTCGATGGAAAACTAAATATAACGGCTGCAAAATATAAATAA
- a CDS encoding DEAD/DEAH box helicase, whose protein sequence is MKFSELQLNDNVLEALDAMRFEECTPIQEQAIPVILEGRDLIAVAQTGTGKTAAFLLPILNKLSEGGHPEDAINCVIMSPTRELAQQIDQQMEGFSYFMPVSSVAVYGGNDGILFEQQKKGLMLGADVVIATPGRLIAHLSLGYVDLSRVSYFILDEADRMLDMGFYEDIMQIVKYLPKERQTIMFSATMPAKIQQLANTILNNPAEVKLAVSKPAEKIVQAAYVCYENQKLGIVRSLFAEEVPERVIIFASSKIKVKEVAKALKMMKLNVGEMHSDLEQVQREFIMHEFKSGRINILVATDIVSRGIDIDDIRLVINFDVPHDSEDYVHRIGRTARANNDGVALTFVNEKEQTNFKNIENFLEKEIYKIPVPAELGEAPQYNPRSYTNAGRGGRNFRNGNRKNNNGGRSTAPRSGRR, encoded by the coding sequence ATGAAGTTTTCCGAATTACAATTAAATGACAATGTACTTGAAGCACTCGACGCTATGCGTTTTGAGGAATGTACTCCTATACAAGAACAAGCGATCCCGGTAATACTCGAAGGTAGAGATTTAATCGCTGTAGCGCAGACAGGAACCGGTAAGACGGCTGCCTTTTTGTTGCCTATATTGAATAAATTGTCGGAAGGTGGACATCCGGAAGATGCCATCAACTGTGTGATTATGTCACCTACCCGTGAACTGGCCCAACAAATAGATCAACAAATGGAGGGCTTCTCTTATTTTATGCCTGTTTCAAGTGTGGCTGTTTACGGAGGAAATGACGGAATACTTTTTGAGCAGCAGAAAAAAGGCTTGATGCTTGGTGCCGATGTGGTTATAGCTACACCGGGACGCCTGATTGCACATCTGAGTCTGGGATACGTTGATTTATCCCGGGTTTCTTATTTTATTCTTGATGAAGCAGACCGTATGCTTGATATGGGGTTCTACGAGGATATTATGCAGATCGTAAAATATTTGCCAAAAGAACGCCAGACGATTATGTTTTCCGCTACCATGCCGGCTAAGATTCAGCAATTGGCCAATACTATCCTGAATAACCCTGCTGAAGTCAAACTGGCCGTATCGAAACCTGCTGAAAAAATTGTTCAGGCTGCTTATGTCTGTTACGAAAATCAGAAATTGGGTATTGTAAGAAGCTTGTTTGCGGAAGAGGTGCCCGAAAGAGTTATCATTTTTGCATCTTCAAAGATAAAAGTAAAAGAAGTGGCAAAGGCGCTGAAAATGATGAAGTTGAATGTTGGAGAAATGCATTCTGATCTTGAGCAGGTACAGCGTGAATTTATTATGCATGAATTCAAATCGGGACGTATCAATATTTTGGTCGCTACAGACATTGTATCCAGAGGGATAGATATTGATGATATCCGGTTGGTGATTAATTTCGATGTTCCACATGACAGTGAAGATTATGTTCACCGCATCGGACGTACTGCACGTGCGAACAATGATGGAGTTGCCCTCACGTTTGTGAATGAGAAAGAACAAACTAATTTTAAGAATATCGAGAATTTCCTCGAAAAAGAAATTTATAAGATACCGGTACCGGCTGAATTGGGGGAAGCTCCTCAATATAATCCTCGTTCGTATACTAACGCAGGAAGAGGAGGAAGAAACTTCCGGAACGGAAATAGAAAAAATAATAACGGTGGACGTTCTACGGCACCCAGATCGGGCAGAAGATAA
- the serB gene encoding phosphoserine phosphatase SerB: MQPSKTELILIRITGEDRPGLTASVTEILAKYDATILDIGQADIHNTLSLGILCMTEEQLSGFMMKELLFKASSLGVTIRFYPITEEEYESWVNMQGKNRYILTLLGRKLTARQIAAVTRILAEQDMNIDAIKRLTGRIPLDERKMHTRACIEFSVRGTPRDKEAMQGQLMKLASELEMDFSFQLDNMYRRMRRLICFDMDSTLIETEVIDELAIRAGVGAEVKAITERAMRGEIDFTESFRERVALLKGLDESVMQEIAESLPITEGVDRLMYVLKKYGYKIAILSGGFTYFGQYLQKKYGVDYVYANELEIVDGKLTGRYLGDVVDGKRKAELLRLIAQVEKVDIAQTIAVGDGANDLPMLGVAGLGIAFHAKPKVVANAKQSINTIGLDGVLYFLGFKDSYLNM, translated from the coding sequence ATGCAACCATCAAAAACAGAATTAATTCTGATTCGTATTACCGGTGAAGATCGTCCGGGACTTACAGCCTCCGTAACAGAGATATTGGCAAAATACGATGCCACTATCCTGGATATTGGTCAGGCAGATATTCATAACACCCTTTCACTGGGCATTCTCTGTATGACTGAGGAACAACTCTCGGGATTTATGATGAAAGAGTTGCTTTTTAAGGCATCTTCCTTGGGAGTAACCATTCGTTTCTATCCGATTACCGAAGAAGAGTATGAAAGCTGGGTGAATATGCAAGGTAAGAACCGCTATATCCTTACATTGCTGGGACGTAAACTTACGGCTCGTCAGATTGCGGCGGTTACCCGTATTTTAGCTGAGCAGGACATGAATATTGATGCCATCAAACGTCTGACCGGACGTATTCCATTGGATGAGCGTAAAATGCATACCCGAGCCTGTATTGAATTCTCGGTTCGCGGTACTCCCCGGGATAAAGAAGCTATGCAGGGACAGTTGATGAAATTGGCCAGTGAACTTGAAATGGATTTCTCTTTCCAGTTGGATAATATGTATCGCCGTATGCGCCGCCTGATCTGTTTCGATATGGACTCTACATTAATAGAAACCGAAGTAATTGACGAACTTGCTATACGTGCCGGTGTAGGTGCTGAAGTAAAAGCAATTACGGAACGTGCCATGAGGGGAGAAATTGACTTTACGGAAAGTTTTCGTGAGCGGGTTGCACTGCTGAAAGGACTGGACGAATCTGTAATGCAGGAAATTGCCGAGAGTCTGCCAATAACTGAAGGGGTGGATCGCTTGATGTATGTTCTGAAGAAGTATGGTTATAAGATTGCTATCCTTTCGGGAGGTTTCACCTACTTTGGACAGTATTTGCAGAAGAAATACGGTGTTGATTATGTATATGCCAATGAACTTGAGATTGTAGACGGCAAGCTGACGGGGCGTTATTTGGGAGATGTGGTAGATGGAAAGCGTAAAGCGGAACTGCTGCGATTGATCGCTCAGGTAGAAAAAGTAGATATCGCTCAAACCATTGCTGTTGGGGATGGAGCTAATGATCTTCCTATGTTGGGAGTTGCCGGTCTTGGCATTGCCTTTCATGCAAAACCCAAAGTTGTGGCCAATGCCAAACAATCTATTAATACGATTGGGCTTGATGGCGTACTTTACTTCCTGGGATTTAAGGACTCTTATTTGAATATGTAA
- a CDS encoding thioredoxin family protein — protein sequence MRHVKWIFVVLLISSLTSFVEKDKPTGGLNVGDVAPDFTIESTSDAQYNFDLTDLKGKYVLLSFWASYDAQSRMQNASLSNALRSTSQDVEMVSVSFDEYQSVFQETIRKDQIVTPTCFAETKGESSGLFKKYRLNRGFTNYLLDGNGVIIAKNISAAELSAYANKIKG from the coding sequence ATGAGGCATGTAAAATGGATTTTTGTTGTATTACTAATTAGTTCCTTGACTTCTTTCGTAGAAAAAGACAAACCCACCGGAGGTTTGAATGTGGGTGACGTAGCCCCTGATTTCACAATCGAATCTACGTCAGATGCACAGTACAATTTTGATTTGACCGACTTAAAAGGTAAATATGTGCTGCTTAGTTTTTGGGCAAGTTACGATGCACAGTCCCGGATGCAAAACGCAAGTTTGAGCAATGCGCTTCGATCAACTTCTCAAGATGTGGAAATGGTTTCCGTTTCATTTGACGAATACCAGTCGGTATTTCAGGAAACCATTCGTAAGGACCAAATAGTTACGCCCACCTGTTTCGCGGAAACTAAAGGCGAAAGCTCCGGCTTGTTTAAGAAATACCGTTTAAACCGGGGTTTCACTAACTATTTATTGGATGGAAATGGTGTGATTATAGCCAAAAACATCTCTGCTGCAGAACTTTCTGCTTATGCAAACAAAATCAAAGGTTGA
- a CDS encoding LptF/LptG family permease has product MRSNRFIKRLDLYIIKKFLGTYVFAIALIISIAVVFDFNEKMDKFMERSAPWSAIIFDYYMNFIPYFANLFSPLFVFIAVIFFTSKLAENSEIIAMFSTGMSFKRMLRPYMISAGIIAISTFILGSYVIPRGSVTRLDFEDKYVKKKKTTYVHNIQLEIDTGVIAYIDNYQDYNKTGNRFSLDKFVDKKLVSHLTARSITYDTTAVNKWTIKDYMIRNLDGLKETIVRGDKMDSIIPMEPADFMIMRNQQEMLTSPQLSAYIDKQKQRGIANIKEFEIEYHKRIAMSFASFILTVIGVSLSSRKTKGGMGLHLGIGLGLSFSYILFQTVASTFAVNGNMPPMIAMWIPNLLYALIAFYLYRKAPK; this is encoded by the coding sequence ATGAGAAGCAATCGGTTTATTAAACGCCTGGACTTATATATCATCAAGAAATTCTTGGGGACGTATGTATTTGCTATTGCATTGATTATCTCCATCGCAGTAGTATTCGACTTCAACGAGAAGATGGATAAGTTTATGGAACGGAGTGCGCCGTGGTCGGCAATCATCTTCGATTACTACATGAACTTTATTCCATATTTCGCGAATCTGTTCAGTCCGTTGTTTGTATTTATTGCTGTCATATTCTTCACCTCTAAACTGGCTGAGAACTCCGAGATTATTGCAATGTTTTCTACCGGTATGAGTTTTAAACGGATGTTGCGTCCTTACATGATATCGGCCGGTATCATTGCGATTTCTACCTTTATATTAGGATCGTATGTGATTCCAAGAGGCAGTGTGACTCGTCTGGACTTTGAAGATAAATACGTGAAAAAGAAAAAGACCACTTATGTACACAATATACAGTTGGAGATAGACACAGGCGTGATTGCTTATATTGATAACTATCAGGATTACAATAAGACAGGAAACCGTTTTTCGCTGGATAAATTCGTAGATAAGAAACTGGTATCCCATTTGACTGCCCGTAGCATTACTTATGATACTACTGCGGTTAATAAATGGACCATTAAGGATTATATGATTCGTAATCTCGACGGATTAAAGGAAACTATTGTCCGTGGAGATAAGATGGATTCCATTATACCGATGGAACCTGCCGATTTCATGATTATGCGTAATCAACAGGAAATGTTGACCAGCCCTCAGCTTAGTGCATATATAGATAAGCAGAAACAAAGGGGTATTGCCAATATCAAAGAGTTTGAAATAGAGTATCATAAACGAATCGCCATGTCATTTGCATCATTCATCCTGACTGTGATCGGAGTATCTCTTTCTTCAAGAAAAACAAAGGGGGGAATGGGATTGCATTTGGGAATAGGACTTGGACTGAGCTTTTCATATATCCTGTTCCAGACCGTGGCATCTACTTTTGCGGTAAATGGAAATATGCCTCCGATGATCGCCATGTGGATTCCTAATTTACTGTATGCGCTGATTGCATTTTACCTATATAGAAAGGCTCCCAAATAA
- the tgt gene encoding tRNA guanosine(34) transglycosylase Tgt, producing MTFELQYTDAKSNARAGLITTDHGQIQTPIFMPVGTIGSVKGVHQTELKEDIQAQIILGNTYHLYLRPGLDVLEKAGGLHKFNGFDRPMLTDSGGFQVFSLSGIRKLREEGAEFRSHIDGSKHIFTPEKVMDIERIIGADIMMAFDECPPGDSDYAYAKKSLGLTHRWLDRCIQRFNETEPKYGYSQSLFPIVQGCVYPDLRKQSAEYIASKDADGNAIGGLAVGEPVDKMYEMIELVNEILPKDKPRYLMGVGTPVNILEGIERGVDMFDCVMPTRNGRNGMLFTKDGIMNMRNKKWEADFSPIEADGASYVDTLYSKAYLRHLFHAQELLAMQIASIHNLAFYLWLVGEARKHIIAGDFSTWKPMMVKRVSTRL from the coding sequence ATGACATTCGAATTACAATATACAGACGCAAAAAGTAATGCCCGTGCCGGTCTGATTACAACAGACCACGGGCAAATACAAACCCCTATATTTATGCCGGTAGGTACAATCGGCAGTGTGAAAGGAGTACATCAGACTGAATTGAAAGAGGATATTCAGGCACAGATTATTCTGGGAAATACATATCATCTTTATTTGCGGCCGGGACTGGATGTACTCGAAAAAGCCGGTGGATTGCATAAGTTCAATGGATTCGACCGTCCGATGCTGACCGATAGTGGTGGTTTTCAGGTGTTTTCTTTGTCCGGTATCCGTAAATTGCGTGAAGAAGGGGCTGAATTCCGTTCGCATATTGATGGCAGCAAGCATATCTTTACTCCTGAAAAGGTTATGGATATCGAACGTATCATAGGTGCCGACATCATGATGGCATTTGACGAATGCCCGCCGGGGGATTCGGATTATGCATATGCCAAAAAGTCATTGGGATTGACACACCGCTGGCTCGACAGATGCATTCAACGATTCAATGAGACGGAACCTAAATATGGTTATAGCCAGTCTCTTTTTCCTATCGTGCAAGGATGTGTATACCCCGACCTGCGTAAACAATCTGCAGAATACATAGCTTCGAAAGATGCAGACGGTAATGCCATTGGCGGACTTGCCGTAGGCGAACCGGTAGATAAGATGTACGAGATGATTGAGTTGGTGAACGAGATACTTCCCAAGGACAAACCACGTTATCTGATGGGAGTCGGCACACCGGTTAATATTCTTGAGGGTATTGAACGTGGAGTAGATATGTTCGACTGTGTGATGCCTACCCGTAACGGACGAAACGGAATGTTGTTTACGAAAGACGGTATCATGAACATGCGTAATAAAAAATGGGAAGCAGACTTCTCTCCTATTGAAGCTGACGGTGCTTCGTATGTAGACACATTGTACAGCAAAGCATACTTGCGCCATTTATTCCATGCGCAGGAGTTGCTGGCCATGCAGATTGCGTCTATCCACAATCTGGCGTTTTATTTGTGGCTGGTAGGAGAAGCACGCAAGCACATTATCGCAGGAGACTTTTCAACCTGGAAACCTATGATGGTGAAAAGAGTGTCAACAAGACTATAA